Part of the Chloroflexota bacterium genome is shown below.
GAAAAGCAAACTGCATGTGTCTCCCCCTCTCCCGCGCACAGGGAGAGGGGGCCGGGGGGTGAGGGCCTTCCTGGGGTGAGGGCGTCCCCGATCCGCTGACCCTGAGGGCGTAGCTCATGGAGAGCGCTGGAGTGTTCCCTTGCGGAACAGGTCTTCCTCGTCCGATCACTCGCCCGCCGACGAGCGGGCCGTAGGCTGAGGGTTCTCTTCTTCGTCCAGTGGTCCAGGTTCGATTCCTGGCGCCTTCACCGCGGACGTCTCCCTTGTCCGATTCCTTGCCCGCTCCTTCGGGAGTGGGCCGTAGGCTGAGGGTTCTCACACGCTGCCGTCCGCGACCAACGCCGTCTTGCCGAAGCTCTCAGCACCGATCTTGCGGCTGTTCTGCACCAGTGCACGCCGAGCTACCATGCAGGGAGCCGTAGGCCGTCAGAGCAGACAGAGTCGTCAGGGATGACGCGGAGGTGCCAGGATGGAGTCGCACGCGCTCGGGCAGTTCTATGCGCGGAAGGTCGGCGAGACGCAGCGCGAGATCCAGCGGATGGAGCGCGAGCGCCGGCGGCTTGTCGGCGTCGAGGAGCACGCCTTCATCAACCTGGAGCTGCTGAGCGCCGACGACGAAGAGGCCGAGCTGGCGCGCCGTGCGGCCAACGTCGAAGCTGCCGCCCTGGCGCGGCGTGACGAGCTGCTCCAGCAGACGGTCGAGATCCTCAAGCTGCGAGATCGGCTCCAGTATTACCGCCAGCTCGAAGCGCTCCACGCCGAGGGCGCGCTGCACGACCGCAACTGACGGCGCAGAGATCGCGACCATCCAGGTTCACGGGTGTCGGGTGACTTGGTACCAGCAGGGCGCTGCCGCCGAAACGGCCGCCCAGGCAAAAACCTTTTAGAGACGCCAGTCATGACAACCGCAGCAGGTCTCAGGCGCGAGTTGTCGACTGTCACCGCTCGCCTGATGCGCGCTCACGAGTCCATCCTGTCACCAAACTGCGCGCGTCCTTCGAGTGAAGAACGCTTGACACCCTCCCGTTTCGCCAGGATAATGCGGCAAGGCGCTCTGCTTCTGGCGCCGTTTGAAGTGTGGGATCTGGCCGCGTCTCTGGACACGGTGCGTCACCCGAGATGCGGTTGGCAATCAGCATTGTGAGAGCCACGGGTGCTCTCGTTGCGACGGCGCCACTGGGATTGCCGCTCGCACTTCACTGGCAACTACTCCCATCTGAGGGCCGCGCCCGAGCCGCCGTTTGGCTCGCCCGTGGCGGCCTGCTGTTTTGTGCTTCCCTCCGCAATGGTGCGGGTGACCGGCGACGGACAGATCCGACGGCCATGGTTGGCCGGCGACCTTCTGAGGAGGATCAGCGATGGGTGCGATGCTGGCTGGTATGCCGGGCGGTGCGTGGCGCGTGGTGCGGGAGCTGACAGTCCGAGCCTGACCGGCTCCGGGTGCGTAGGTGGCAGCGGCGCGTGGCGTCGCTGCATCCCAGGGCGAGATCACGGCGGTCTCGTCGCTCCTCACTGGCGGAGGTTTCACCGTGGCAACACCGGCAGCTCGTCCGCAAAGCTATGGCGTTGAGACCACGTCTGGTCTCAGCTCTCAGCCGTGGTTCAAATCGTCGCAGCGCATCCTCGGCCGCGACTGGCCGACGGCGTACCTGTTCATCCTGCCCACGGCCCTGCTGCTGTTCGGGCTGATCGGCTACCCGTTCGCACGGGCGGTCTACCTGAGCTTTCACAACGCCGTCGGCCCACGCCTCGGCGTGTTCGTGGGGTTTGACAACTACCTGACGCTCTGGAAAGATGACTTCTTCCTGCGGGCCGTCAGCGTGACGGTGGCGTTCACCGTCTGGTCCGTGGCGATCAAGTTCGTGCTGGGGCTGAGCACGGCGTTGCTGCTGCACCACGTCCCACGCTGGGGATCGGTGCTGGGCGGGCTGATCCTGCTGCCCTACATCATCCCTGAGGTGGTGCGGGCGCTGGCCTGGCGCGTGCTGCTCGATCCGCTGTTCGGCGCGCTCAACTTCATCCTGGTGAACGTCCTGGGCGTCATGTCGCAGGGGCTGCCCTGGCTCGGGAACCCGTCCACCGCGCTGCCATCCGTGATCCTGGTGAACATCTGGGCGGGCACGCCATTCTTCATCATCCTGCTGGTAGCCGGCCTCAAGGCCATCGACACCGAGCTGTACGACGCCGCCGCGGTGGACGGCGCATCGGCCTGGCGGAAGTTCCTCCACATCACGTTGCCGGGCCTGCGCTACGTCATCATCGTGGCGTCGCTGCTCTCGACCATCTTCACCTTCAACGGCTTCACGCTCACCTACCTGCTCACCGGCGGCGGCCCCGGCGGCGCGACGCGCATCTACACGATCCTGGCCTACGAGTACGCCGTCCAGGGGCTGCGCTACGGCGCGGGCATCGCCGTGGCGATGACGACCGCGCCAGCCCTGTTCTTGCTGATCCTCTTCCTGGGCCGGTACATGATGAACCGGGGCGATGAGAGCCGCGCCGAGTCGGACGACTCCGCGACGTGGCGCATCGCGATGACGGTGCTCTGGCCGGTCCGGATGCTGCTGCGCGGCGTGCTGGCCGTGTTCTGGGTGGTGAACGACGCCGTCGAGCGGGTCATCTCGGCGGCGGCAGCGGCCGTGCGCCCGGCCGGTGGCGCGTCGTTGCTGCCGCGCGCCGCTTCACGGCGGCTCGGCCACGGCGTCATGTACGCGCTGCTCGGGGCGGTGCTGGCCTTCGAGCTGCTGCCGTTCTATTTCATCGTCGTGACGGCCTTCAAGAGCACCCTCCAGATTCAGCAGATCCAGAGCATGTTCTGGCCGAATCCGTGGGTGCTGGATCACTTCCGCTACCTGTTCACGCAGATCCCGTTCGTGAACTGGTACGCGAACACCGTGATGGTCTCGGCGGCAAGCACGGCAGTCTCGGTGCTGGCGGCAAGCCTCGGGGCGTACGGGCTGGTGCGGCTCAAGTGGCGCGGCTCGGGCGTGCTCGGCACCACCGTCCTGATCTCGTACCTGATGCCGGCCGCGCTGATGTTCATCCCGCTCTACACGATCCTGGCGGCGCTTGGTCTGCTCAACAAGCAGCTGGCGCTGATCGTGACCTACCCGACGGTCGTGCTGCCGTTCGCGACGTGGCTGATGATGGGCTACTACCGGAGCATCCCCGAGGAGCTTGAGGACGCCGCGATGATCGACGGCTGCACCCGCTTCGGGGCGTTCTGGCGGGTGGTGCTGCCGCTGGTGCGGCCGGCCCTGCTGGCGGTCACCATGTTCTCGGTGACGCAGGCCTGGAACGAGTTCCTCTACGCCTACATGTTCTTGCGGTCCAGCGAGGTCTTCACCCTGCCGGTGGGCCTCGCCCAGCTGATTGTCGGCGACGTGCAGCCGTGGGGCGTCCTGATGGCCGCCTCGCTGCTGACAGCGGGACCGGTCGTGGTCATCTACATGCTCGGGCAGCGGTTCATGGTGGCCGGCCTGACGGCTGGCAGCGTGAAGGGCTGATCCGAGCAGACCACCAGACGAGATCAGAGCAGACGAGGAGGGCAAAACAAGGGCGACACGTCGTCTCGTGTCGTAGCTACGCGCGCTTCTGGTTGTCCAACGTCGGAAAACCCCATGTGTCGAGGAGGACCTGGCATGAGCGCTTCTGAGCGCGACCCGCGCCTCTCCCCGCAGCCACGACGGCTGGCGCGCCGCACGATCCTGCAGCTTGGCCTGGGAGCACTGGCATCGCTCCCGCTGGCGGCCGCCTGCAGTCAGCCATCCACGCCGGCAGCGAAGCCGGCCGCCCCTGCCGCGACGACCGCGCCGGCTGCTCCAGCCGCCGCGAAGCCCACCGAAGCACCGAAGCCGGCGGAGGCGGCGAAGCCTGCCGCTCCCGCGGCGGCAGCGCCGACGACGGCTCCGGCCGCCGCTGCCAAGCCGGCCGAAGCCGCGAAGCCGGCCGCTGCCGCCCCCACAGGCGGCCGGCCCGAGCCGAAGGCGCCGTCCTTCAATCAGCTCAAGATCAACGGCAAGCTGTCCGTCGTCCAGAGCCGCGACTTCCATCCCGACCACAACACGTTCGTCGAGAAGAAGATCCGCGAGTTCTGCGAGAAGATGAACTACCCGCTCGATCACTCCTGGGCCGAGGCGTACGCCGGCGCCGGCAACGTCGTCGCCAAGCTGACGGCATCCGTGCAGGCCGGCGATGCGCCTGACGTCCTGATCCACACCCTGACGCCGTCCGAGCTGAAGTTCCTGGAGCTGATCGAGGACGTCGACGACCTGTCCAAGCGCATCACGGCGGACCTGGGCGACTCGCTGCCAGCGCCGAAGAAGCGCGCCCTGCTGGACGGCAAGATCTGGGCGATCGACCACTTCACCCGCGCTGGTGGCTACTGGGTGCGTGAGTCGGTGTTCAAGGCCGCCGGCGTGGACATCAAGACCGGGTTCACGGACTTCGAGAAGGCCCGCGAGTCGGCGATGAAGGCCGCACAGCCCGAGAAGGAGATGTACACCTGGGGGTTGACCGGCAACCGTTCCGGCGACGGCGAGACGAACGTCAAGGAGCCGATCATCTTCTCAGGCGGCCAGTTGACGGACGAGACGGGCCAGATCGTCGTGCTCAACAAGGAGCCGTTCCGCCAGGGCGGCATCATCGGCCTGACCTTCCTGAAGGAGACCTTCGCCGATCCGAAGTACGCCAAGATGCTCCCGCCGGGCGTCAACGCCTGGACCGACCCGAGCAACAACGAAGCGTACCTGGCCGGGAAGATCGCGTTCACCTCGAACGCGGGCACGATGTACGCCAAGGCGATCTTCGACAAGAATCCGGTGGCGGACGACACTCAGTTCATCCCTCGGCCGAAGGGCATGGGGCCGAACGCCCGCAGCCTGGACGGCGCAGACACGATGCGCTTCTTCGTCATGAAGGG
Proteins encoded:
- a CDS encoding ABC transporter permease subunit; amino-acid sequence: MATPAARPQSYGVETTSGLSSQPWFKSSQRILGRDWPTAYLFILPTALLLFGLIGYPFARAVYLSFHNAVGPRLGVFVGFDNYLTLWKDDFFLRAVSVTVAFTVWSVAIKFVLGLSTALLLHHVPRWGSVLGGLILLPYIIPEVVRALAWRVLLDPLFGALNFILVNVLGVMSQGLPWLGNPSTALPSVILVNIWAGTPFFIILLVAGLKAIDTELYDAAAVDGASAWRKFLHITLPGLRYVIIVASLLSTIFTFNGFTLTYLLTGGGPGGATRIYTILAYEYAVQGLRYGAGIAVAMTTAPALFLLILFLGRYMMNRGDESRAESDDSATWRIAMTVLWPVRMLLRGVLAVFWVVNDAVERVISAAAAAVRPAGGASLLPRAASRRLGHGVMYALLGAVLAFELLPFYFIVVTAFKSTLQIQQIQSMFWPNPWVLDHFRYLFTQIPFVNWYANTVMVSAASTAVSVLAASLGAYGLVRLKWRGSGVLGTTVLISYLMPAALMFIPLYTILAALGLLNKQLALIVTYPTVVLPFATWLMMGYYRSIPEELEDAAMIDGCTRFGAFWRVVLPLVRPALLAVTMFSVTQAWNEFLYAYMFLRSSEVFTLPVGLAQLIVGDVQPWGVLMAASLLTAGPVVVIYMLGQRFMVAGLTAGSVKG